Within Sorangiineae bacterium MSr11367, the genomic segment ATGGGCGTGCGCCTCATCACGGTGCGCGCGCGATCCGTGGAGCGGGCGACCACCCTCGCCGAGCTGGTCATGCGCGCGGGCGCGCCGGCGCTCCTGCGCGCGCAGCCGCTGGCGGCCAGCGACGACGATGGCGGGTTCAACGTCATCGTGCAGACCACGAGCTGCGGTATGGAGGGCGCCGCGCCGGGAGAAGCGGTCTCGGGCGCGGTCGATTGGGACCGCCTCGCGCCCGATGCCGTGGCCCTCGACGCCGTGTATTCGCCGCCGGAGACTCCGTTTTTGCGCGCTGCTTTCGGGCGCAACCTCCGCGTCAAAAATGGCCTCGGGATGCTGACCGCCCAAGGTGCGCTCGCCTTCGAACTCTGGCTCGGCGTGCGGGCCCCGCGGGAGGTCATGCGCGCGGCCCTCGTCTCGTGAACGTGCGGCGGTAGAATGGCGATCGTGTCCACCGGTCAGAACTTTCAGCGCCTCGGGTACCGGAGGATCGTCCAGCTTCTCATTTACCTGGTCATCATCCCCACCGTCCTTTTGCTGACGTTGGGCTTCGTCCTGATGTTCATCGGCGAAGGCAGCATCAACCTGCTGCTCGGCATCTTGACCGTGACGTTCGTCTCCGTCGTCGTCACCGGCGTCATCTTGGTTCTCGTCTTCGTACGGCGCGAGGCCAACTTGAGCGAGCTGCAGGCCGACTTCGTCTCCAAAGTGAGCCACGAGCTGCGCACGCCGCTCACCGCCATCCGCCTCTTCGCCGAGACCATCGAACGCTCGCGCGAGGACGAGAAGACCGTCGACCAGTGCCTCGATCTGCTTCTCGGCGAGTGCGAACGCCTCACCGGCCGCATCGAGCGCTTGCTCGATTGGGGCCGCATGGAGGCCGGGCGACGCCTCTACCACCTGCGCGAGCAAAGCGTGACCGAGGTGTTCGAGCACGCCGTCTCCGCCTTTTCCGCGCTGCGCACCGACAAGATCGACTTCGAGAGCGAGCTCGATCCGGATCTGCCGAAGATCCACGCGGACCGCGATGCGCTCGTCGACGCGGTGGTGAACCTTCTTTCCAATGCGTACAAGTACGGCGGGACGCCACCCGTCGTGCGGTTGCGCGCGTACGCGCCGGCCACCGGCGGTGTGGCCATTTCGGTGACCGACAACGGGCCCGGCATCGCGCGGCCGGAGCACCGGCGCATCTTTCAGAAATTTTACCGCATCGACGATCGCCTTTCGCGCGAGCGTGAAGGAAGCGGGCTCGGTCTGGCCATCGTGAAGCACGTGGTGCGCGCCCACCGCGGACGCATCGTGCTCGAGAGTGCGCCAGGGAAGGGAAGCACCTTCACCTTGGTGCTGCCGACGCCGCCCCGATCGCGTAAAAAGAGACCCAGCGGCGCCCACCCGGCGGCGGAGGTCTCCGGCTGATGCGAGAGAACCAACCCAAGGCACAACGCAAGGTGCTCGTGGTCGAGGACGACCACAGCATCGCGCTCGGACTGCGCATCAACCTGGAGAGCGAAGGGTACACCGTCTTTCTCGCCGACGACGGCGAGCGCGGGCTCGAGCTGGCGCAGGGCGAGGAGCCCGATTTGGTCATCTTGGACATCATGCTCCCCAAGATGAACGGCCTCGAAGTCCTGCAGGCCATCCGCCGCAGCGGCCGCACCATGCCCATCATCCTGCTCAGCGCGCGCACCGCGGAGATGGACAAGGTCACGGGCCTGGAGCTCGGCGCCGAGGACTACGTGGCCAAGCCTTTCAGCCTGGCCGAGCTCCTTGCGCGGGTGCGTGCTGCCCTGCGTCGAGGGGCGATGGCGCCACTCGCCACGATGCACGCTTTCGGCGACGTGATCGTGGACGAAGGCGCCCGCAGCGTTCGCAAAGCCGGCCAGCCCGTCGACGTCACCGCGACGGAGTTCGACCTGCTGGTGTGCCTGCTTCGCGCCAAAGGCCGCGTGCTCACGCGCGAGGCGATCTTTCAAGAGGTGTGGGGTCCGAACCACCACGGCACGCCCCGCACCATCGACAATTTCGTCCAGCAGCTTCGGGCCAAGCTCGAAACCGATCCCCAGAGCCCGCGGCACTTCCAAACCGTGCGCGGCGTCGGCTACCGCTTCTCGCCGAGCTAGAGCACCTTCGACGAGGCTGTGCTAATCCCGGGCGACGATGGATCAAGCTCTCCTTCGTCAGTACATCTCCACGGTCTACGAGCTGCCCACGCCCGATGGCCCGCTTCGCGTTTCGCTCGACGGAGATTCCGCGACGGATCCCTCCATGCTTCCCGAGCTGCTCACGCGCCCCTTTGCCGTCCTCACGGCGTACAACCCGCGCTCGATGCTGCTGCCGCGCAAGGTGAACGAAGGCCGCCACATGGTCATGCGCGACCTGCTCATCCTCGGGTGCTACCGCGTCGAACAATGCGTCGGCTACGACGAAGAGCCCGATGGAACGTGGCGCGAGCCCTCATGGCTGGTGCACGCCATGGATCGCGATGAGGCCGTGGCCTTCGGGCGCGTGTTTCGCCAGAACACGATCCTCGTTTGCCACAACTCCCGGCCCGAGTTGATCGTGACCGATCCCACGTGTGACGACATCGGTCGCGTCATCATCGGGACCTGGCGCCTCCGGGCCTAGTGCGGGGCGTGGCCGTGCGGGGCGGCCGCTCGGCGGCTTGGGGCCAAGGGGGGCGGGGGGCAGGTGCGGGCGACCGCGCGCAAGGGTGTCCGGGACAGGCCGAAGGTTGTCCGGGACAGGGGCGCGAGCGCGGAGCGGCGCTTTTTTAGCTGGATACGGGTTGGCACTCCGTTGGCAATGCGTGGGCGCAGGCCTTCGTGCGCGGTGCTCCGGACAGCGCGCCCGCAAGGTCGCAGATCAAGATGATGGGTTGCGACAAGGTACGAGCGGGACGCAACAGCCCTCCACATGCCCGTTGACGCGCGGAGCCACCCCTACGGGGGTCCAGCCAGCGGGAACAACATGCGGAGTGGTGACGGGAAGCGCTGCGGGTGCGGACCGGTAGCCGAAGACCTCGTTGGGGAAGCAGCAACAACTGCTCGCATCTACCGGAACTTTTCTACCCTCATTTTTATCTGGCAGAGAGAACGCCAGAAGAAGCTCGTCTGAGGTTGCGCGGAGCGCGCGATCACGCACCCGTTTGTCCCCTCTCGCCCTCGAGGAAAGGCTTGCCCTTCGCCACGCGGGCTCCGGTCTCACCGGGCACCGAGACACGAGCCGCGAGTCGCGCCCCACACCCTACCCCCACTTCTGGTCGAAATTACGTCCCGTCTTTCGCGCAGCGGAAGCCGGTCATCACGAGGCGGTAGGTGCCCGGGTGGTGCACGCGGTTGGTGCTGCGCAGACTCGGGCCGTCGTAGTTGTAGGCGCCGCCGCGTAGAACGCGCTCGCAGATGCGCGGGATGGGGTTCGACCCCGTGAAGCCTTGTTTGCCCTCCTCGCGAAGCTTGTTCAGCGCAGCGAGGATCTCGGGGCAGCTTCCCGGCTTGCCCTCGCTGGCCGTGGGGCGCGTGTACGCGAAGGGATCGTACTCGTCCTCCATCCATTCCCACACGTTGCCGGCGAGATCGTCGTGGCCGTAAGGGCCTTTGCCCTTGGGATGCGAGCCCACGTCGTCGGTGGCCTGGCGCCCGAGATCGCGACCGAAAACGGTGAGCTCGGGGGTGGCGGGCTCGTTGCCCCAGGGGAACTTGCGGCCGTCGTCGCCGCGGATGGCGCGCTCGTACTCGGCCTCGCGTGGAAGACGTTTGCCGCGCCAGGCGCAGTACGCGTGCGCGTCGTCCCAGGTCACGCCGTTGATCGGCTGCCGCGGCCCGTGAAAGAGCGACTCGCGCGCGGCGTGCGAGCGGGTGGCGATGTTCGCGTCGGCGGGATGGCAGGCGCGCGCGGCGACGCACTCGGCGTAGGCGGCGTGCGTGACCTCGGTTCGGTCGAGCAGAAAAGGCTTCAACGTGACCGCGTGGGCCGGGTGCTCGTCGTCCTGCCCTCCGCGATCGGCGCCCATGGTGAAGGTGCCGCCCGGGACGGGAAGCATCTCGCCGTCTTTCTCGTCGGCTCCGAGAAGGGGCGCAGGGGCGGTCAAGATGCCCACGACGGCCGCGCAAAGCGCAGCAAGGAGAGGCCCGCGAACCGAAATCACCGTCCCCCTCGATTACCACGAGCGCGGGGAGCCGTGCTAACGAGGTTCCGTCCGTGATCTCCGTCTCCCACCTCGTCAAGCACTACGGGTCCCACGTCGCGGTGGACGACGTCTCGTTTCGCGTGGAAAAAGGGCAGATTGTCGGCTTTTTGGGCCCCAATGGCGCCGGCAAGAGCACCACGTTGCGCATCCTGTCCGGCTTTCTCGGCATGACGTCGGGCAAGGTCGAGATTTGCGGGCACGACGTCGAGGAAGCCTCGCTCGAGGCTCGCCGCTCGGTCGGCTACATGCCGGAAGCCGTGCCCCTCTATCCGGAGATGCGCGTCGTGGAGTACCTCACCTTCCGCGCCGAGCTCAAAGGTGTGGCACGCGCCAAGCGCCGCGCCCACGTCGACGACGCCATGGAGAAAGCCAGCGTCTTCGACGTCGCCACGACGCTCATTGGCAAGCTCTCCAAGGGCTACCGCCAGCGCGTCGGGCTTGCGGATGCGCTGGTGGCGAACCCGCCGCTGCTCATTTTGGACGAACCCACGGCCGGGCTCGACCCGAACCAGATCCGCCAAGTCCGCGAGCTCATCGCCGGCCTCTCCGGCGAGCACACCGTCCTCTTGTCGACGCACATCTTGAGCGAGGTCGAGCAAAGCTGCGACCGCGTGATCCTCATCGCGAAGGGCAAACTCCTCGCGGAGGGCAAGACCGCGGACATCCGCAAAATGCGCCGTCCCACGGCGCTCGAGGTCACGGTGCGCGGCGATGCGCAGGCGGCGGCGCGCGTGCTGAAGGGCATCGAGGGCGTGGCCAAGGTGAAAGAGGCGACGGCGAAGCAGCAAGATTCGGCGAGCTTTCAGGTGACGTGGGCGAAGAAGCTGCCCGATGCGGAGATCGATGGCACGATCGAGGCCGCCGTTTCGGCCCTGGTGGCCGCAGGCCTCGGCGTGCGCGAGGTGCACCCGGTGGGCAGCTCGCTCGAGGACGTCTTCACGGAGCTGACGCGCGGCCCCGCGCCGGAGGAGCCGTCGTGAACGGATTCTGGCCGATCTTCAAGCGCGAGCTTTTTGCCTTTTTCGTCACGCCCATCGCGTGGGTGCAGATCTTCGTCTTCTGCCTCGTGCAGGGCATGCACTTCTACCTGGTCATCGACCATTTCGCGTCGCAGCCGGAGCTTGCGGGCGATCAGACGCCGCTGCAGGCCTTCTTCGGCAACACGGTGCTCCTCTACATCGTGCTCTTTCTGCTCGTGCCCCCGATGACCATGCGGCTCTTCGCCGAGGAGCGGCGCTCGGGCACCATCGAGACCTTGATGAGCGCCCCGGTGTCGACGCCCGCGGTCGTCCTCGGCAAGTACCTATCCGCCCTCACGGTGTACGCGGCCATGTGGCTGCCGACCGTGGCGTACCTGGTGATCTTGCGGCGTACGGGCGCGGTCGATTGGCACGTGGTCGGGGCCAGCTACCTCGGCGTGGTGCTGGTCGGCGCGGGGTACCTGTCCGTGGGCACCTTGATGAGCGCCATCACGCGCACCCAGTTTCTGGCGCTGGTGGGCACCGCGTTCGTGCTCCTGGTGCTCTTCATCCTCGGCGTCGGTGAGTTCGTGACCCCGGCGGGAAGCACGCTGCACGACATCTGCGCGCACGTTTCGGTGTGGGCGCAGATGAACGATTTTGCCAGCGGCATCGTCGACTCGCGCAGGCTCGTCTACGACGCGACGTTGATCCTGCTGCCGCTGTTCGTCACCGCGCGCGTGGTCGATGCGTGGAGGTGGGGGTGAAAAAGAAAGCCCTCGACGCGGGCAAGAGCCTCCAGCTGGCCGGCATCGTGGCCGCGGCGGTGCTTGCCGTCGTGCTCAATGTGCTCGCGGCGCGGCACTTCCGCCGCTGGGACTGGACCGCCGGCAAGCTTTACACCTTGAGCCCGGCGACGCTTTCCACCCTGCACAACCTGCAGGAGCCGGTGCAAATCTGGGTGCTCCTCGGCGGGGGCGATCCGCTCGAGCAGAGCGTGAAACAGCTCCTTTTGAGCTACACGTCGGAGACGGACAAGCTCGATATCCACTACATCGATCCGGATCGCGACTTCGTGGCGCTGCAGGACATTCGCAAGCGCTTCAACATCGACGTCGACCGCACGGATCAGGGCCGCATCGTGACCGACGCCATCATGGTGGTCGCGCGCGGCGATCGGCATTGGTTCCTTCTGCCGGGCGACATGTTCGAGGCCGCCGGCGAGGACACGCAGGCCAAGCCGCGCGAGGAGCAGGCCATCACCGGTGCCATCCGCAGCGTGCTCGGTGGCGAAAAGGTGAAGATCTGCTTCACCGCCGGGCACGGCGAGCTGTCGCTCCAACAGATGGGGCCCGATGGGCTGCGCGTGTTTCGCGACATCCTGGAGAAGAACAACTACGAGCCCGTGACCATCGACACCACCGAGCCAAACGCGTACGAGCCCTTCAAAGGTTGCGCCGTGGCGGTCATCGCGCGGCCGCAGGGGCCGTTCGCCAAGGACGAAGAGGCGCGGCTGCGCACGTACCTGCTCGAGGGAGGAAGCTTGCTCGCGACCCTCGGGCCCATCAACGGCACGGGCGAAAACGGCATGAGCCCGCCCGGTCTCGCCGACGCGCTCGCGCCGTTCGGCGTGGCGCTGGACGAGGACTTCGTGTTCGAGATGGCGCCGCGCCTGGCCATCCCGCGGACGAAGAATGCGCAGTTCGTGGTGCTGCCGAAGGATCACCCGGTGACGGCGGGGCTCGTGCCCGTCGATGCGTCGCACCAGCCGCCGCGCGTGGTGGTGGCCATTGCGCGATCGCTTCACCGCGTGCAGGCCGATGCGACCATGAGCGATCTGCTGGTGACCAGCGACGAGTCCTTCGGCCGGCGCAGCATTGCGGGCGCGGCGGATTGGACCGATGCGCCGGACAAGCGGCCGCAGGATCCCGGCGGGCCTCTCGTGGTGGCCATGGCCAGCGAGCGCGCCAAGGTCGGGCCATCGGCCCCGCACGGCCCGCGCGTGGTGGTCATCGGCGCGCGCAGCGTGATGCAAGAGCAAGATTGGACCGAGCCGAGGGCCACACGCGGCGCGGCGATCCTCGTGGAGAATGCCATTGCATGGCTCGCGGCCAAGCCGCAGATCCTCGATGTGCCCGCAAAGGCCGAGGTGGCGGCGGGGATCAAGATCAGCGATGCGGAGCGCTCGGACGTGCGAAATTACGTCCTGTTGCTGCTTCCCGCGGCGGTGGCGTTCCTCGGCGTGGCCGTGGCGGTGGCGCGGCGCGCGAGCGAGCGGCGTCCGCGTGAGAAGCGTGGCCCGCGCGGGAACGGTGCTTCGTGAAGGCGAAGGGTGGCGTGCGCCGGCATCTGACGTCCATCGTGTTCATCGTCGCGGCGGTTCTCGTGTCGATCTACGCGTACGTGGTCGACCGCGGCAAGGTGAGCGATCCCGAGCGCAATGCGCGTGGAGCGGCACTTTTTCCCGCGTTTCGCCGCGACGAGATCACGCGCGTCGAGCTCACGGGCCCGTCCGAGAACCTCGTGCTCGAGCGCGGCGTCGGGGAGCAAGCGGATTGGCGCATGACCTCGCCCGTGCCGGCAGCGGCCGAGCCCGCGGCGGTCGAGGCCCTGCTCGGCGCGCTCGACGTGGGCAATGTGATCCGGCGCGCCGAGGGGCAGAACTTCGACAAACCGCGCCTGCGCGGGACCGTCGCGATGGGCAAGGTCATCTACCGGTTTGCCCTGGGCGCGGAGGCTCCCGTTCCGGAGGGCGCCGCGTACGTGCAGCTCGATGGCGAGGGCTCCTTCGTCGTCGGGCGCGATTTGGTCACGCAGCTTCTGAAGGTCGCGGACACGTACCGCGAGCGCACCATCGTGCCGTATTTGTCGATTGCGCTGCGGCGGCTCGAGGTGCGGGCAGGGGAGACGTGGGCCATCGAGCGGGTCGACGACGTGAGCTTCCGATGGGCGCCGCCCGAAGAGGGCCGCATCTCGCGCGATGGGATCGATCGGGTGTGGAAGGCGCTGGCCGAGACGCGCGCGGAGGTGTTCATCTCCGACGCGGAGGCCGAACGCGGCCAGGAGCAGACGACGCCCGTCGTCGTGGTGATGACGCCAAAAGACGCGGCCAAGCCACCGGGCGAGCTCTCGGTGGGCGGCGTGTGCCCGGGCCACCCGGAGGACGTCATCGTCGTGCGGCGCTCGCCGACGCGGCTTTCGGCGTGCGCGCCCAAGATGGTCCTCGATGGACTGGGCACCCCGAAGGCCGATTTGGCCGACAAGCATCTGTTCGCGGCCCGGTTCGACGAGGTGGAAGAACTGATCCTCGAGTCCCTCGATCCCGGCGGCCCAAAGCTCGAGATGGCGCGCATGGGCAACGGATGGCACGAGCGCTCCCCGGAAGATCGCGAGCTCTCCAAGGACGAAGTCGACATGGCCAACACGCTGGTCACCCAGTTGGTGCGCGGCGAGGGGCGGCTGGTCGACGGCGCCAAGGAGACGACGTCGTTCACCCCGCGGCTGCGCGCCGTCATCGGTCGCACCGAAAGCCAGGCGCGCGAGGAGGTGCAGCTCGATCGCACCCCGAAGTCGCGCGCGGTGCCGGGCGCGGTGTCGCTGGCCGACGAGTTCCTCGTGAAGCGCGCCGCCGACGGAGCGCTCCTCGCCATCGACCGCGAACTCGAGCGCAAACTCGAACCGCGCGCGACCGCACTGCGCGGGCGTGAGCTCTGGACGCCGCCGCTCGAAGGCAAAGAGGTCGCGGCCGTCGGCGCCCGGTGCACGCGCGGCATCGACCAGGAGCTTGTGCGCGAGGGTACCTCGTTCATCATGCGCAAGCCCGCCGGCTACCCGGCGGACAACGGCGGCGCGCTCGATCTGTTCGAGGCCGTGGCCCACACCAAGGCCGAGAGCTGGGTCGCCGACGCGGACGACGGCACCTTCGGCCTCGCCGAGGGCTGCCGCATCGACGTGGGCGTCAAAGACGCTACCGGCACGCGCACCGAGTCGCTCCTTCTCGGGCGCGACGCCGAGAACGGCGTCTATGCCCAAATCGCAGGACGCGCCCCCGTGTTCGTGGCCCCCAAGGCACTCAAGGACATGGCTGCGCGACCCCTGGTCGATCGCAACGCGTTCTTCATCGACCCGCCCAAGCTCACCGCGGTGACCCTGAAGCGCGGCGACAAAAGCCTCACGGGCACCGAGCCCGTCTTCCAAGCCTTCTCCAAGCTGCGCGCCGAAGAGGTCAGCCACCTCGGCCCCGCGCGCCCCGACGAGGGCTTCGCCTCGCCATCCCTCGAGGTGCGCGCCACCGTTGGCGCCGACGCCGCCCCGCGCACATCGCGTTTCGTCTTCGGCCGCGCCACCCTGCTGCGCGACCAAAAAGTGTACTTTGCACGCATCGACGGCATCGACGCCACCTTCCTCGTCGCCAAGGAGCGCCTCGATCCATTCCTCGACGCGTTCTAGCTACTCGTACAAGCCGCGGCGGCCCCAGTTTAGGACCAGGAGCTCGTTCGTCTCGCCGCGTTTCGTGGCGTCGCGGTTGATGAGGCGTGGGGCGCGGACCACGTACGCGGCAAAGTCGGCGTAGAGCGCGCGGGTCTCCTCGGTGTCGGCGTTGGAGAGCATGGCGCGTGCACCGCGTTCGCGCAGCGCGCTGAACTCGGCGACGAGGCGCGCTTGATCGTCCGAGCCGAATCCGCCCGACGCGTAGCTCGTGAAGTCGGCCGTGTCCGAAACGGGGACGTACGGCGGGTCGAAATAGACGAAATCGCCCTCGCCCAGATTGCGCGTGGTCTCGCAGAAATCGTTCACCTCGATGTCCACGCCTTGAAGCGCGCGCGAGGCGGCCTCGAGGCGCTCGACATCGACGATGCGCGGATTGGCGTGGCGCCCGAAGGGGACATTGAATTTTCCGCTGGCATTCACCCGCCAGAGACCGTTGAAGCAGGTGCGATTCAGAAAAATGAGGCGCGCCCCGCGTTCGACGTCGCTCATGCGCGACGGATCGAGGTTCCGCGTCGCGTAGTAAAGCTCGGCGTCGTACCGGTATTGCCGCAGGGCTTCGATGACGGCGTCTACATCGTCACGCACGGCCCGGTAGCATGCGACCAAGTCTTCGTTGCGGTCGGACAGAACGGCGCGCTCGAAGGGAGGCCGCTTGTTTTTCCCTTCGAGCCGCGCGCCCGCCAAGGCAAAAAAGAGCGCGGCGCCGCCGGCAAAGGGCTCGGCGTAGGTACGGATGCCGCCACGCGCCGCGCGCACTCTGCTCTGCAATTCGGGAAGCAAGCGTGATTTACCACCGGCCCATTTAACGATCGGCTTCGGCGTCAGTGCTTGCACGTTGTTACCGCGTGTTACCATAACCGTTGCTTTGAAAGAACCCGCTTCTTTTCCCGATGATGGCCAAGAGGGCGTCCTGCGGCGCCGGGTGAAGGCCGAGCTCCGCAAACGTATGCGCGGTCTGCGGGCCGCCACGCCCGAGAGTGCATGCGCCGAGCGCTCCTCGCGCATCGTCGCGCGCCTGCGCGAGCGGCCCGAGCTCGGGTCGGCCCGCGGGGTCGCCCTTTTCTGGCCCATCACGACCCGGCACGAGGTCGACCTTCGCGCGCTCGACACGGACCTTCGCGCGAAAAATGTGCGTCTTTACTACCCGGCCATCGACCCGGAGTCGCTGGTGA encodes:
- a CDS encoding DUF4340 domain-containing protein; protein product: MKAKGGVRRHLTSIVFIVAAVLVSIYAYVVDRGKVSDPERNARGAALFPAFRRDEITRVELTGPSENLVLERGVGEQADWRMTSPVPAAAEPAAVEALLGALDVGNVIRRAEGQNFDKPRLRGTVAMGKVIYRFALGAEAPVPEGAAYVQLDGEGSFVVGRDLVTQLLKVADTYRERTIVPYLSIALRRLEVRAGETWAIERVDDVSFRWAPPEEGRISRDGIDRVWKALAETRAEVFISDAEAERGQEQTTPVVVVMTPKDAAKPPGELSVGGVCPGHPEDVIVVRRSPTRLSACAPKMVLDGLGTPKADLADKHLFAARFDEVEELILESLDPGGPKLEMARMGNGWHERSPEDRELSKDEVDMANTLVTQLVRGEGRLVDGAKETTSFTPRLRAVIGRTESQAREEVQLDRTPKSRAVPGAVSLADEFLVKRAADGALLAIDRELERKLEPRATALRGRELWTPPLEGKEVAAVGARCTRGIDQELVREGTSFIMRKPAGYPADNGGALDLFEAVAHTKAESWVADADDGTFGLAEGCRIDVGVKDATGTRTESLLLGRDAENGVYAQIAGRAPVFVAPKALKDMAARPLVDRNAFFIDPPKLTAVTLKRGDKSLTGTEPVFQAFSKLRAEEVSHLGPARPDEGFASPSLEVRATVGADAAPRTSRFVFGRATLLRDQKVYFARIDGIDATFLVAKERLDPFLDAF
- a CDS encoding ATP-binding protein; the protein is MSTGQNFQRLGYRRIVQLLIYLVIIPTVLLLTLGFVLMFIGEGSINLLLGILTVTFVSVVVTGVILVLVFVRREANLSELQADFVSKVSHELRTPLTAIRLFAETIERSREDEKTVDQCLDLLLGECERLTGRIERLLDWGRMEAGRRLYHLREQSVTEVFEHAVSAFSALRTDKIDFESELDPDLPKIHADRDALVDAVVNLLSNAYKYGGTPPVVRLRAYAPATGGVAISVTDNGPGIARPEHRRIFQKFYRIDDRLSREREGSGLGLAIVKHVVRAHRGRIVLESAPGKGSTFTLVLPTPPRSRKKRPSGAHPAAEVSG
- a CDS encoding GldG family protein, whose amino-acid sequence is MKKKALDAGKSLQLAGIVAAAVLAVVLNVLAARHFRRWDWTAGKLYTLSPATLSTLHNLQEPVQIWVLLGGGDPLEQSVKQLLLSYTSETDKLDIHYIDPDRDFVALQDIRKRFNIDVDRTDQGRIVTDAIMVVARGDRHWFLLPGDMFEAAGEDTQAKPREEQAITGAIRSVLGGEKVKICFTAGHGELSLQQMGPDGLRVFRDILEKNNYEPVTIDTTEPNAYEPFKGCAVAVIARPQGPFAKDEEARLRTYLLEGGSLLATLGPINGTGENGMSPPGLADALAPFGVALDEDFVFEMAPRLAIPRTKNAQFVVLPKDHPVTAGLVPVDASHQPPRVVVAIARSLHRVQADATMSDLLVTSDESFGRRSIAGAADWTDAPDKRPQDPGGPLVVAMASERAKVGPSAPHGPRVVVIGARSVMQEQDWTEPRATRGAAILVENAIAWLAAKPQILDVPAKAEVAAGIKISDAERSDVRNYVLLLLPAAVAFLGVAVAVARRASERRPREKRGPRGNGAS
- a CDS encoding DUF3293 domain-containing protein, with the protein product MDQALLRQYISTVYELPTPDGPLRVSLDGDSATDPSMLPELLTRPFAVLTAYNPRSMLLPRKVNEGRHMVMRDLLILGCYRVEQCVGYDEEPDGTWREPSWLVHAMDRDEAVAFGRVFRQNTILVCHNSRPELIVTDPTCDDIGRVIIGTWRLRA
- a CDS encoding formylglycine-generating enzyme family protein, giving the protein MISVRGPLLAALCAAVVGILTAPAPLLGADEKDGEMLPVPGGTFTMGADRGGQDDEHPAHAVTLKPFLLDRTEVTHAAYAECVAARACHPADANIATRSHAARESLFHGPRQPINGVTWDDAHAYCAWRGKRLPREAEYERAIRGDDGRKFPWGNEPATPELTVFGRDLGRQATDDVGSHPKGKGPYGHDDLAGNVWEWMEDEYDPFAYTRPTASEGKPGSCPEILAALNKLREEGKQGFTGSNPIPRICERVLRGGAYNYDGPSLRSTNRVHHPGTYRLVMTGFRCAKDGT
- a CDS encoding response regulator transcription factor, whose translation is MRENQPKAQRKVLVVEDDHSIALGLRINLESEGYTVFLADDGERGLELAQGEEPDLVILDIMLPKMNGLEVLQAIRRSGRTMPIILLSARTAEMDKVTGLELGAEDYVAKPFSLAELLARVRAALRRGAMAPLATMHAFGDVIVDEGARSVRKAGQPVDVTATEFDLLVCLLRAKGRVLTREAIFQEVWGPNHHGTPRTIDNFVQQLRAKLETDPQSPRHFQTVRGVGYRFSPS
- a CDS encoding ABC transporter permease, which encodes MNGFWPIFKRELFAFFVTPIAWVQIFVFCLVQGMHFYLVIDHFASQPELAGDQTPLQAFFGNTVLLYIVLFLLVPPMTMRLFAEERRSGTIETLMSAPVSTPAVVLGKYLSALTVYAAMWLPTVAYLVILRRTGAVDWHVVGASYLGVVLVGAGYLSVGTLMSAITRTQFLALVGTAFVLLVLFILGVGEFVTPAGSTLHDICAHVSVWAQMNDFASGIVDSRRLVYDATLILLPLFVTARVVDAWRWG
- a CDS encoding Dam family site-specific DNA-(adenine-N6)-methyltransferase, with the translated sequence MRAARGGIRTYAEPFAGGAALFFALAGARLEGKNKRPPFERAVLSDRNEDLVACYRAVRDDVDAVIEALRQYRYDAELYYATRNLDPSRMSDVERGARLIFLNRTCFNGLWRVNASGKFNVPFGRHANPRIVDVERLEAASRALQGVDIEVNDFCETTRNLGEGDFVYFDPPYVPVSDTADFTSYASGGFGSDDQARLVAEFSALRERGARAMLSNADTEETRALYADFAAYVVRAPRLINRDATKRGETNELLVLNWGRRGLYE
- a CDS encoding ABC transporter ATP-binding protein translates to MISVSHLVKHYGSHVAVDDVSFRVEKGQIVGFLGPNGAGKSTTLRILSGFLGMTSGKVEICGHDVEEASLEARRSVGYMPEAVPLYPEMRVVEYLTFRAELKGVARAKRRAHVDDAMEKASVFDVATTLIGKLSKGYRQRVGLADALVANPPLLILDEPTAGLDPNQIRQVRELIAGLSGEHTVLLSTHILSEVEQSCDRVILIAKGKLLAEGKTADIRKMRRPTALEVTVRGDAQAAARVLKGIEGVAKVKEATAKQQDSASFQVTWAKKLPDAEIDGTIEAAVSALVAAGLGVREVHPVGSSLEDVFTELTRGPAPEEPS